ctctggtttctcgccccaggtacggtccacagtgagcgactttgctgttttcctcaccatcgtcatcatggtgctccttgactttgtggttgggatcccatcgccgaagctccacgTCCCCCATgtgttcaaggtaacggggtgttttggcacgtgggggtgccacaaggtgatgccggggcagggcagggctgagtctggaggagatgctggtggtgtgaccatctcctcttccacctccaagtgccttgcttcctcctggaaacgagaagatggccccaaaactagatacctacaggggaagtatctagagctgcttgcaaggaggagactggcactgctgaagcccccgggagagggggacatgaagccagggctgggaggtgctctgacgcaaggagggaggggaaaatgaaagccagtggagtgcctgggctgggagacaatgctgatgtgtgggctttgttgcagcctaccagagacgaccgcgggtggttcatcaaccccataggacccaacccttggtggacggtgttggctgcgctcgtcccagctctgctctgcaccatcttgatattcatggaccagcagatcagtgccgttactgtgaacaggaaggagcacaagctgaaggtaagggcctgcgagagatgactccagccccttctgggctgcaggtctggggggaagctcttattcccgatgctttctgaaggcattggtttgggacaaggtcaggctgcgtggcaggatgctctcctggattaacgatgatgcagggagcaagtgacagggcagttcagatgagcaaccttttggaggagcaaattaatcttggagcaatagagaactgcgtttttgttttaaaatggcagcagcagcaggtgtggggaatgaattgttttgatgcgctgccagggataactcagagtcacaccttccttgcaagtggtacagttttctttgtgagtggaaaaaatggtttggtgcttttgggttgtggcttgttgttttttggagaagtatgtatcgcacaagctctgcgtatcccttgtgtctgaactcctgccagattttcatgccaggtgcttgtgcaaagcctgcatacacccttgcttgtttccatttcttgttttgagttctgaagaagttgacttgtgctcgagcagggtttgagtctgacttgcgacgttatccttgctcttgtgctatgggatgctctgtttcttgttttcctgcctgcagaaaggatgcgggtaccacctggacctttttgtggtggccgtgatgctcggggtgtgctctgtgatggggctgccctggtttgtggctgcgaccgtcctgtccatcacccacgtgaatagcctcaaagtagagtctgactgctcagctccaggagaacaacccaagtttctggggatacgagagcagagagtcactggcttgctgatctttgtgctcatgggctgctctgtcttcttcacttccgtgttaaaggtgagaggaaaatgcaaaccacccaacaaccgtgagcttgttggaggttacagaaaaacagtcccctctctgcaggcctgagtagttagttgtggagcggaggaggaggaggtggtcccaacccttggggcttgaccaacggtgggaaccagcctcggttaggttttgcagcccttcaggcccccgtttggtgtgctcgaggcgagcaagcaacgcaactgcttgaatttttgggtgtctttcaggcccacccatgtttatgggttacagttgagcatattcagaccagcacatctgctctgtttcaaacaggcagccctttagtggctgcaatttgctccccaaatgccgcggagcagccgttcccaggagctaaacacactgaggtcatccctgtgggcttccttgcacgttcctcccacaaagtaatctcgtctctaggctaaaaggaggcctgtggcctttgcctgttgccccaagaataggcagaagtgtttcttctaccgccagagaatgcggcatagggtagcacgggtgaaatcgcctattttcctccaacctttctggaaaataggattattctgaggagagataactcccaagttcagcctaaagcagagccttagctcactcgtgcgcacaaaatggcaaaaaaatggttaatatctgacccatctctaagcctgaatggaagctggaaagcttcaagcaattttaggcagtgcctgtggaagagggtggtaatactgaaaatgcaatacagaaaaagaaacgattgcattctttctttttttttttcttccccccccccccccagtttataccaatgcctgtgctttatggcgtctttctctacatgggtgtgtcgttgctcagaggaattcaggtacggactcttttacagcgtgcagcatgtcggctccctggtattttgtctctgtagcagcagggaaaaaagcagtggcatgggaaaaacttctcgcagagcaagcaatgaaactcttttgtgtaagaaagagattggtggaggcacaggaggtagatagggctgggaggaccaggcaagttcagcgctctctgttgcagggtttagggcaggtcagtgtttggttacgtgaaaagcgggggaatttggtgcaaagggaaggcagtttctaccataccactggtggaaatcctcgcggggggattcagtgggctgagaaatgctaataatggaatggcatggaatagttgccgtttggtgggcagctctcaggggcaagccggttgctagatggagcaaagggaaaatgggtgctgctcccaggaggtatgtggtgggatccaggagttctgacggcaagcgagatgctgcaaagtgcctccacgtctcgagaggaccagaaacttgccgcagtcccaaggtggcaacctttcccttttatttcacagttctttgatcgcttgaagctgttttggatgccagcgaaacaccagccggatttcatctacctgcggcacgtgcccttgcgaaaggtgcatttcttcacggcgatccagctgacctgcctcgtcctgctctggaccatcaaggtgtcccgtgccgccatcatctttcccatgatggtaagagctgccgccgctcggcagcggggtgtttgcagcgttgttgtgagaggtggcatcgtctctgagctcaccgcatcttccctcttattcatgaaggttttggctctcgtatttgtccggaaagcgatggatttctgcttctcaaagcgagagctcagctttctggatgaccttatgccagaaaggaagaagaagttggacgatgccagaaatgaagctggagaagaagaagaggtaaggcttgctgtgtcctcggggctggacatctccgtgtgtctgtgagattgcctgtttctcttacagcttgtctggaaatgttgggggaagatcagcactcaatcgaaatagatcccaatagcctgtaacttttgtaacctttgtttcctcaagtagcagtgagctgaacgcttgaatacaggtgtaatttttaaaacgagtcgtttttcacaaaggtcattatcattatgatgattattattagatgctgctgcggctgctgctgctggcaagacttgctcataatcatgttttgaacacacagtccccctgccccgaaatctttggagtgaacggtttctcccctgctgcactaatacctatagctgccaaggggcagaagggaagggcagactgctaagtttgtgctgggcattcagcttatctccactttgatcaaagacagagaacgtgatttgtcccttttttacatcaggagtccaggagggccatggaagctgctgctactgcaagttcagttcagctgaacgtggggaagaccagtgacgtggatatcccaaagcaaagcagtgacgggtaaagccccaccaagcgccag
The DNA window shown above is from Accipiter gentilis unplaced genomic scaffold, bAccGen1.1, whole genome shotgun sequence and carries:
- the LOC126037137 gene encoding electroneutral sodium bicarbonate exchanger 1-like isoform X3 is translated as MENGETRFTDGSSYVLNSNRHAGYAVTASQEKCQYLRGEFQGPACGRDGPYTPDVFFWCCILFFATFALSSFLKKFKTSRYFPTRVRSTVSDFAVFLTIVIMVLLDFVVGIPSPKLHVPHVFKPTRDDRGWFINPIGPNPWWTVLAALVPALLCTILIFMDQQISAVTVNRKEHKLKKGCGYHLDLFVVAVMLGVCSVMGLPWFVAATVLSITHVNSLKVESDCSAPGEQPKFLGIREQRVTGLLIFVLMGCSVFFTSVLKFIPMPVLYGVFLYMGVSLLRGIQFFDRLKLFWMPAKHQPDFIYLRHVPLRKVHFFTAIQLTCLVLLWTIKVSRAAIIFPMMVLALVFVRKAMDFCFSKRELSFLDDLMPERKKKLDDARNEAGEEEEESRRAMEAAATASSVQLNVGKTSDVDIPKQSSDGTDPSEIVILDEMSQTTVWKALTLKTETL
- the LOC126037137 gene encoding electroneutral sodium bicarbonate exchanger 1-like isoform X9; the encoded protein is MENGETRFTDGSSYVLNSNRHAGYAVTASQEYLRGEFQGPACGRDGPYTPDVFFWCCILFFATFALSSFLKKFKTSRYFPTRVRSTVSDFAVFLTIVIMVLLDFVVGIPSPKLHVPHVFKPTRDDRGWFINPIGPNPWWTVLAALVPALLCTILIFMDQQISAVTVNRKEHKLKKGCGYHLDLFVVAVMLGVCSVMGLPWFVAATVLSITHVNSLKVESDCSAPGEQPKFLGIREQRVTGLLIFVLMGCSVFFTSVLKFIPMPVLYGVFLYMGVSLLRGIQFFDRLKLFWMPAKHQPDFIYLRHVPLRKVHFFTAIQLTCLVLLWTIKVSRAAIIFPMMVLALVFVRKAMDFCFSKRELSFLDDLMPERKKKLDDARNEAGEEEEESRRAMEAAATASSVQLNVGKTSDVDIPKQSSDGTDPSEIVILDEMSQTTVWKALTLKTETL
- the LOC126037137 gene encoding electroneutral sodium bicarbonate exchanger 1-like isoform X10, which codes for MWKRPLRRALQKCQYLRGEFQGPACGRDGPYTPDVFFWCCILFFATFALSSFLKKFKTSRYFPTRVRSTVSDFAVFLTIVIMVLLDFVVGIPSPKLHVPHVFKPTRDDRGWFINPIGPNPWWTVLAALVPALLCTILIFMDQQISAVTVNRKEHKLKKGCGYHLDLFVVAVMLGVCSVMGLPWFVAATVLSITHVNSLKVESDCSAPGEQPKFLGIREQRVTGLLIFVLMGCSVFFTSVLKFIPMPVLYGVFLYMGVSLLRGIQFFDRLKLFWMPAKHQPDFIYLRHVPLRKVHFFTAIQLTCLVLLWTIKVSRAAIIFPMMVLALVFVRKAMDFCFSKRELSFLDDLMPERKKKLDDARNEAGEEEEESRRAMEAAATASSVQLNVGKTSDVDIPKQSSDGTDPSEIVILDEMSQTTVWKALTLKTETL
- the LOC126037137 gene encoding electroneutral sodium bicarbonate exchanger 1-like isoform X6, yielding MENGETRFTDGSSYVLNSNRHAGYAVTASQEECQYLRGEFQGPACGCDGPYAPDVFFWCCILFFATFALSSFLKKFKTSRYFPTRVRSTVSDFAVFLTIVIMVLLDFVVGIPSPKLHVPHVFKPTRDDRGWFINPIGPNPWWTVLAALVPALLCTILIFMDQQISAVTVNRKEHKLKKGCGYHLDLFVVAVMLGVCSVMGLPWFVAATVLSITHVNSLKVESDCSAPGEQPKFLGIREQRVTGLLIFVLMGCSVFFTSVLKFIPMPVLYGVFLYMGVSLLRGIQFFDRLKLFWMPAKHQPDFIYLRHVPLRKVHFFTAIQLTCLVLLWTIKVSRAAIIFPMMVLALVFVRKAMDFCFSKRELSFLDDLMPERKKKLDDARNEAGEEEEESRRAMEAAATASSVQLNVGKTSDVDIPKQSSDGTDPSEIVILDEMSQTTVWKALTLKTETL
- the LOC126037137 gene encoding electroneutral sodium bicarbonate exchanger 1-like isoform X8 is translated as MENGETRFTDGSSYVLNSNRHAGYAVTASQEECQYLRGEFQGPACGCDGPYAPDVFFWCCILFFATFALSSFLKKFKTSRYFPTRVRSTVSDFAVFLTIVIMVLLDFVVGIPLPKLQVPHAFKPTRDDRGWFINPIGPNPWWTVLAALVPALLCTILIFMDQQISAVTVNRKEHKLKKGCGYHLDLFVVAVMLGVCSVMGLPWFVAATVLSITHVNSLKVESDCSAPGEQPKFLGIREQRVTGLLIFVLMGCSVFFTSVLKFIPMPVLYGVFLYMGVSLLRGIQFFDRLKLFWMPAKHQPDFIYLRHVPLRKVHFFTAIQLTCLVLLWTIKVSRAAIIFPMMVLALVFVRKAMDFCFSKRELSFLDDLMPERKKKLDDARNEAGEEEEESRRAMEAAATASSVQLNVGKTSDVDIPKQSSDGTDPSEIVILDEMSQTTVWKALTLKTETL
- the LOC126037137 gene encoding electroneutral sodium bicarbonate exchanger 1-like isoform X1; amino-acid sequence: MHLEERKVLHLLKLGSRKAKSCVLDLKDAFVCLPLHEARQNLLTFEWEKPKSGRKTQLTWTALPQGFKNRPTIFGNRFAKDLESWETPSEEGKLLQYVDDIPIATKTEKDCTTWAASLLNFLGLQGYRVSKKKAQECQYLRGEFQGPACGRDGPYTPDVFFWCCILFFATFALSSFLKKFKTSRYFPTRVRSTVSDFAVFLTIVIMVLLDFVVGIPLPKLQVPHAFKPTRDDRGWFINPIGPNPWWTVLAALVPALLCTILIFMDQQISAVTVNRKEHKLKKGCGYHLDLFVVAVMLGVCSVMGLPWFVAATVLSITHVNSLKVESDCSAPGEQPKFLGIREQRVTGLLIFVLMGCSVFFTSVLKFIPMPVLYGVFLYMGVSLLRGIQFFDRLKLFWMPAKHQPDFIYLRHVPLRKVHFFTAIQLTCLVLLWTIKVSRAAIIFPMMVLALVFVRKAMDFCFSKRELSFLDDLMPERKKKLDDARNEAGEEEEESRRAMEAAATASSVQLNVGKTSDVDIPKQSSDGTDPSEIVILDEMSQTTVWKALTLKTETL
- the LOC126037137 gene encoding electroneutral sodium bicarbonate exchanger 1-like isoform X2, encoding MHLEERKVLHLLKLGSRKAKSCVLDLKDAFVCLPLHEARQNLLTFEWEKPKSGRKTQLTWTALPQGFKNRPTIFGNRFAKDLESWETPSEEGKLLQYVDDIPIATKTEKDCTTWAASLLNFLGLQGYRVSKKKAQECQYLRGEFQGPACGRDGPYTPDVFFWCCILFFATFALSSFLKKFKTSRYFPTRVRSTVSDFAVFLTIVIMVLLDFVVGIPLPKLQVPHAFKPTRDDRGWFINPIGPNPWWTVLAALVPALLCTILIFMDQQISAVTVNRKEHKLKKGCGYHLDLFVVAVMLGVCSVMGLPWFVAATVLSITHVNSLKVESDCSAPGEQPKFLGIREQRVTGLLIFVLMGCSVFFTSVLKFIPMPVLYGVFLYMGVSLLRGIQFFDRLKLFWMPAKHQPDFIYLRHVPLRKVHFFTAIQLTCLVLLWTIKVSRAAIIFPMMVLALVFVRKAMDFCFSKRELSFLDDLMPERKKKLDDARNEAGEEEEESRRAMEAAATASSVQLNVGKTSDVDIPKQSSDGTDPSEIVILDEMSQTTIWKALTLKTETL